A region of Beijerinckia sp. 28-YEA-48 DNA encodes the following proteins:
- the maiA gene encoding maleylacetoacetate isomerase codes for MKLIGYFRSGASYRVRIALNLKGIQVEHAFRHLRKGEHKAEDYLKINPQGLVPSLVLDDGTVLTQSLAIMEWLDETVPQSPLLPKDPIARAKVRAFADAVACDIHPVQNLGPLNKLAAFGVEPAEVTRWAKEVNYEGLKACEALIANEKGPFCFGDQPTMADICLVPQLVNARRFGADISAFKRILEAEAACLKHPAFAAAVPEKQPDAE; via the coding sequence ATGAAACTCATCGGTTATTTCAGAAGCGGCGCGTCTTATCGCGTGCGTATCGCGCTCAATCTCAAAGGCATTCAGGTGGAACATGCGTTCCGCCACCTGCGTAAGGGCGAGCACAAGGCCGAGGATTATCTCAAGATCAATCCGCAGGGCCTGGTGCCCTCGCTCGTGCTCGACGATGGCACCGTGCTGACCCAGTCGCTCGCCATCATGGAATGGCTCGATGAAACCGTGCCGCAGTCGCCGTTGCTGCCGAAGGATCCGATCGCGCGGGCCAAGGTGCGCGCCTTCGCTGACGCGGTCGCCTGCGACATCCATCCGGTGCAGAACCTTGGGCCGCTCAACAAGCTCGCCGCTTTCGGCGTCGAGCCGGCGGAGGTGACGCGCTGGGCCAAGGAAGTGAACTATGAGGGCCTGAAGGCGTGCGAGGCGTTGATTGCCAATGAGAAGGGGCCGTTCTGCTTTGGCGATCAACCGACCATGGCCGACATCTGCCTGGTGCCGCAGCTCGTCAATGCGCGCCGCTTCGGCGCCGACATTTCCGCCTTCAAGCGCATTCTCGAAGCCGAGGCGGCTTGCCTGAAACACCCGGCTTTCGCCGCCGCCGTGCCGGAAAAGCAGCCCGACGCGGAATAA